CAACACCACCATCGCCGCACGACTGTTCGTGACCGAGACGGCGGTGAGCAAGCACATCGGCAACATCTTCGCCAAGCTCGGCCTGGCGACCAGCGACAGCGGACACCGTCGGGTGCTCGCCGTACTCGCCTACCTCCGCGGCTGAGCGGCGGCGCCCGAGGCGCCGGTCAGCCGGATCGCGATCGCAGCGATGAGCGCGGCGAGCCCGGTCGCGACCGAGGCCGCAGCGGGCGCCGCCACTAGGCTCGTGGGCGTGTCGAACGCCGCATCCCCCGCATCCGCCGCACCCGCATCCGCCGCCGCCGATCTCCGTCGCCTCGCCGCCCTCCTCACCGGCGCCGAGCCGCTGAACTGGGTGATCACCGGCGACTCGATCACGCACGGACTGGTGCACACACAGGGCGAGCGCAGCTACCCCGAGCATCTGCACGAGCTGATCCGCGGCGAGCTGGGGCGCACGCGCGACGTCGTCGTCAACACCGCGATCAGCGGACACCGGCTGACCGACATCCTCGACGACTGGGAGCGGCGCATCGACTCGTGGCGTCCCGATGTGGTCACCCTCATGATCGGCACGAATGACGTCGCCACGGGTCCGGGGAGCGACACCGTCGAGCCGGGAGCCTTCGCCGCCTCGCTCCGGGAGTTCGTGGCGCGAGTGCGGGCCACCGGCGCCATTCCGGTGCTGCAGACGCCGCCCTCGATCGACATCCCCAATGCCCCAGGCCGCGAGCGGATCGCGGAGTTCGTCGACGCGGTGCG
This genomic interval from Microbacterium hydrocarbonoxydans contains the following:
- a CDS encoding SGNH/GDSL hydrolase family protein, with amino-acid sequence MSAASPVATEAAAGAATRLVGVSNAASPASAAPASAAADLRRLAALLTGAEPLNWVITGDSITHGLVHTQGERSYPEHLHELIRGELGRTRDVVVNTAISGHRLTDILDDWERRIDSWRPDVVTLMIGTNDVATGPGSDTVEPGAFAASLREFVARVRATGAIPVLQTPPSIDIPNAPGRERIAEFVDAVREVAAAEGVVLVDQHARFTEWGHGGVPWGADGRPLPPERRRPRRARARTRECTGHLPASRRRPDAAPARGARRHGAPRRLTLLRSSSRRRRRRRASLPPPPPSRPSAATTPETAAGSA